In the Sedimentisphaera cyanobacteriorum genome, AAGATATCAGGAATATCAAAACTTTTGTTTACTGGTGTAGGGAACAACGATATTTAAATGGCAACCTTAAGCTCAAGGAATTGAAATTAGAGGAACGCCCGGTGAAATCGCTCAATCATACCTAGGTAAGACAATTATTGAAAGCGGCTGAACTATATCCAGCTATCAAAATGAGAATCGTGCTGGCGCTGGGAACAGGGCTTCGACGGGGTGATATAGAATCGCTGAAGATCACCGATATTGATTTTGAGAATAACAGTATTACCACAACCAGTAAAAAGACTAAAAAGAGTATGGGCAATCGTCCGGTGCCGGAATCCATCATGAACATACTTAAGGTTTACATAAATAAATTAAGTCCCGATCAGGAAAAACTGTTCACCAAAAAATTCAATCCCCGGCAGTGGAGAAAAATTTGCATAGCCGCCGGTTTGAATGATCTTAAGTTTCACGATCTTCGCAAAATATTTGCTTCAGTGCTTGCTCAAAATGGAGTTTCGACTGCTGTGACACAGAGACTGCTTGAACACTCTTCACCGAATCTAACAAACAAGGTTTATACAAATATTGATCCTGTGCTTCGCCAATCTGTTGAAAAGCTGCCAATTCAGAAATGGCTGTAAAATCACCTTAGCATATGGGTTCTTTAAATTCCTTTTCATACGGAAATTCCGTCCATTCTCTGCTTTTTTGGGTAACAATTCGTCTTGCCCGAACATAAGTACCTGTTATTAAACAAGTTAAAAAATTCAGGGGGGGGGGGGTATTTCGGTTGCATTAAGTCAGGTTTGATGGTATAATCGAGACCGTTTTAATGGATGCGGAAGGTGGTCTATACTCCCTCCCGCTATTTCTTGTTTGTGATCAACAATTATCTTATAGGAGATTTTGCTATGAAACGTACAATCCTTATTGTCACGGCGGCTTTAACTGTACTTTTATCTACCCAGGTTTTTGCCAATTCAGCACCGGTGGTAAGTAATGTTTCAGCTTATCAGCGGGATGATGGCAGCGGGGTGTTGGATATTTCCTTTAAGCTGACCGATGCGGATAATGATCGGTGCAGCATCTCGGTGGTGGCCAGCAATGACGGCGGCAGTACGTGGACGATTACGCCGTCATCATCGGCTTTGTCAGGTGCCTTAACGAATGTCTATCCCGGCAATCGGAGTATCGCCTGGAACAGCAAGGTGGACCTGCCGGGAGTGTTCGGGCCCAATTACCGTGTGAAGGTAACGGCGGATGACGGCCAGGGTCCTTCGGGCATGGTGTGGGTGCAGATTAATGACCCCGGTGTATCGGGCCATGAGGGTTTCAATGGCGAAATGAGCAAGTATGAGACGACTAACGCCCAGTACTGCCACTTTTTAAACGAAGCCCTTGCTTCCGGTGATATTGTTATAAGCGGCGGTGATGTTTACGGCAGCGGCGCCCCTTACGACGGACAGATTTACTATGATTTAGATAGTAGCATTGCCCAGATTTCTTACAATGGAAGTTCTTTTTATGTCAAAACCCGCGATGGCTACAGTATGGCTAATCACCCTGTATTAGAAGTAAGC is a window encoding:
- a CDS encoding tyrosine-type recombinase/integrase, encoding MRIVLALGTGLRRGDIESLKITDIDFENNSITTTSKKTKKSMGNRPVPESIMNILKVYINKLSPDQEKLFTKKFNPRQWRKICIAAGLNDLKFHDLRKIFASVLAQNGVSTAVTQRLLEHSSPNLTNKVYTNIDPVLRQSVEKLPIQKWL
- a CDS encoding formylglycine-generating enzyme family protein; translation: MKRTILIVTAALTVLLSTQVFANSAPVVSNVSAYQRDDGSGVLDISFKLTDADNDRCSISVVASNDGGSTWTITPSSSALSGALTNVYPGNRSIAWNSKVDLPGVFGPNYRVKVTADDGQGPSGMVWVQINDPGVSGHEGFNGEMSKYETTNAQYCHFLNEALASGDIVISGGDVYGSGAPYDGQIYYDLDSSIAQISYNGSSFYVKTRDGYSMANHPVLEVSWYGSMAFASFYGWRLPTEWEWQAVADYNGTFTYGCGTTINTSIANYRYSTHPHGTTAVGAFGTYGYGMCDMAGNVWEWTNSIYSGSYRLIRGGCWSGPDHYCSVSRRSPTSPYHSSYGLGFRVCR